ATCATCTGTGCCGAGAGGAAGGTCGCTTGATTCATCCAACCGCCATCGTCGATCCCGGAGCGCAACTGGCCGACGACGTCGAGGTGGGGCCGTTTTGCGTGATCGGTGCCGATGTCGTGATCGGCGCGGGCTGCCGGATCGGCCCGCACGTGGTACTCAAGGGACCAACCCGGCTCGGCCGGCGCAACCGCATCTTCCAGTTCGCCTCGGTCGGCGAAGAGTGCCAGGACAAGAAATACGCCGGCGAGCCGACGCGTCTCGAGATGGGCGACGACAACGTCGTGCGCGAGGGCGTGACCCTGCATCGGGGCACCGTCCAGGACCGTGGCGTGACCACCATCGGCAGCCGCAACCTGTTCATGGCCTACGCCCATGTCGGTCATGACTGCCTGATCGGCGACGACTGCATTCTCGCCAACCAGGCAACCCTGGGCGGCCATGTCACGCTGGGCGATTTCGTGATCCTCGGCGGGCTCAGCGCGATTCACCAGTTCTGCCATGTCGGTGCCCATGCGATGTGCGGCGGCGGCTCGATCGTCACCAAGGACATCCCCGCCTACCTGATGGTCAACGGCAACCCCGGGCAGGCCCACGGGCTCAACCTGGTCGGGCTCAAGCGCCGCGGCTTCTCGCGCGAGGCGCTCAAGGCGCTGTCCGATGCCTATCGGCTGGTCTATCGCCAGGGGCTGACGCTCGACCAGGCGCTCGCCGAGATCGACGCCCGCTATGCCGACCTGGCCGAGGTCACCGCGTTCAGCGACTCGTTGCGTGTATCGACCCGCGGCATCATTCGCTGAGCCATGAAGATCTATCTGGTCGCCGGCGAGCTGTCGGGTGACATTCTCGGCGTCGGCTTGATGCGGGCGCTCAAGGCGCGCCACCCCGAGGTGCAGTTTCGCGGCATCGGCGGTCCGCGGATGATCGCCGAGGGCCTCGATAGCCGCTATCCGCTGGAAACCCTCGCGGTGATGGGCCTGGTCGAGGTGTTGAAGCACCTGCCGGGGCTGATCCGCGTGCGTCGGCATCTGAAGCGCGACGCGCTGGCCTGGCAGCCGGACGCGATGGTCGGCATCGATGCGCCGGACTTCAACCTGGGGCTCGAGCGTCAACTGCGCGCGGCGGGCATCGCCACCGCGCACTACGTCAGCCCTTCTGTGTGGGCCTGGCGTCAGGGCCGCGTCAAGGGCATCGCCCGCTCGGTGGACGCGATGCTGACGTTGCTGCCGTTCGAGGCGGCCTTCTACGCCCGCCATCGGGTACCGGTCGCCTTCGTCGGCCACCCGCTGGCCGACGAGCTGCCGCTTGCCAACGACCGGCTGGCCGCCCGGCATGCGCTGGGGCTGGATGCCGAGCGACCGGTGCTGGCGATATTGCCCGGCTCGCGCGGCAACGAGATCCACTTCCTGGGCGCCACCTTCCTGGCCGCTGCCGAGCGTCTGGCGGCGCGCATCGAAGGCCTGCAGCTGGTGATTCCGGCGGCCACCGCGCAGCGTCGCGACGAACTCGAAGCGCTGCTGGCCGAGCATCCGCAATTGGCCGAACGGGTCACGCTGATCGACGGCCGCTCGCGTGAGGCGATGATCGCCAGCGACGCGGTACTGCTGGCCTCGGGAACCGCGGCGCTGGAGGCGATGCTCTGCCATCGGCCGATGGTGGTGGCCTACAAGATGGCCCCGGCGACCCACTGGCTGGCCCGGCACATGGTCAAGACCGAATGGATCTCGTTGCCCAACCTGATTGCGCGTGAGAGCCTGGTGCCGGAGCTGATCCAGCATGCCGCGACGCCGCAGGCGATCGCCGCGGCGTTGACGCAATGGCTCGACGACGACACGGCGCGCCAGGCCATGGAATCGCGCTTCGCCGCGCTGCACGCCACGCTGCAGCGCGGCGCCAGCGAGCGCGCCGCCGAGGCGGTGCTGGCGGTGGCGGCGCGCCGGCCCCTGTCAAATGAGCCAGCCGAGTCGAGTGAGTCAGGTCAGGCGAGCACGTCGTCCGAGGATACCCTCGGCGCTGTTTCTTACGGCGGGTCTGACAAGAAGGACGAAGGCCAAGGAGATCGACAATGACCATCGCGCTGGCCAGCCCGGGCGTGACGCATACCCTGCGTGGCCTCGACGGCGAAGCCGAGCTTATCGTCGATTACGCCGGCGAGCGATTGGCCGGGGTCGACGAAGTCGGCCGCGGGCCGCTGATCGGCTCGGTGGTCGCCGCCGCGGTGATTCTCGATCCGTGTCGGCCGATCATTGGCATCGACGATTCCAAGGCGCTCAGCGCGCAGCGCCGCCGGGCGCTTGATACGGCGATTCGCGACCGGGCGCTGGCCTTCGCGGTGGCCGAGGCGTCGCCCGCCGAGATCGACGAGCTCAATATCTATCACGCCACCCATCTGGCGATGCGTCGGGCGATCGACGGCCTGCTGATCGCCGCCGAGTATCTGCTGGTCGACGGCAACCGGTTGCCCGGGCATCATTGTCCCGGCCAGGCGGTGATCAAGGGCGATGCTCGCCATCCGGCCATCGGCGCGGCGTCGATCCTCGCCAAGGTGGCCCGCGACGCGCAGATGGTGGCGTTGCACGAGCGCTTCCCGGAGTACGGCTTCGCCCGCCACAAGGGCTACCCGACCCCCGAGCATCTGGCGGCCCTGGAGCGGCTGGGAGTGCTGCCCGAGCATCGCCGCTCGTTCGCCCCGGTGAAAAGACAGCTCGACCTTTTTTAAGCATTACTGATTCAAAGCGTTACTGACCGTTTCCGACCGAGTCGGCGATGCCGCATCGACCATCGCCCGCCAAGCCCCGGTCACCGCACAACCGCGAGCCCGATATGACCACGCCTTTCGTTCACCTCCGTGTACACAGCGAATATTCCCTCGTCGATGGCCTGGTGCGCCTCAAGCCGCTGGTCGCGGCCACGGCCGAAGCCGGCATGCCGGCGATGGCGGTCACCGACGAGGCCAACCTGTTCGGCCTGGTCAAGGGCTACAAGGCGGCGCTCGGTGCCGGCCTCAAGCCGATCATCGGCGCCGACCTGTGGCTCGAGAACCCCTTCGACGCCAGCCACCCCTACCGGCTGACGCTGCTGGCGATGAACGACGTCGGTTACCGCAACCTCACCGAGCTGATCTCGCGGGGCTGGCTGGAAGGCCAGCAGCAGGGCCTCGCGGTGCTCAAGAAGGCCTGGATCTTCGCCCAAAGCGAAGGATTGATCGCACTGTCCGGAGCGCGCGAGGGCGAGATCGGACGCTTCCTGCTCGCCGACCACCAGGCCGAGGCGCGCACCGTGCTCGAGGAATGGCAGCAGCACTTCCCGGGGCGCTTCTATCTCGAGTTGCAGCGTACCGAGCGCCAGTACGACGAGGACTGCCTGCATCTGTCGGTGGAATTGGCCGGCGCGACCGCAACGCCGGTGGTGGCCACCAACGACGTGCGCTTTCTGACCCGCGAGGATTTCTGGGCCCACGAGACCCGGGTGTCGATCGGCGAGGGCAAGGCGCTCGACGATCGTCGCCGTGAGCGCCGCTACAGCGAGGAGCAATACCTCAAGAGCCCCGCGGAGATGGCCGAGCTGTTCGCCGACATCCCCGAGGCGCTGGAGAACAGCGTGATGATCGCCGCGCGTTGCAACGTCGACGTGCGGCTCGGCGAGATCTTCCTGCCCGAGTTCCCGATCCCCGAGGGCATGACTCTCGACGGCTTCTTCCGCAAGGTCTCCCACGACGGCCTGAGCGAGCGTTTGACGCAGCTGTTCGACGGCGACAGCGCGATCTACGCCGCTCGCGAGCGCGCCGAGCACGAGAGCGCCTATCGCGAGCGGCTGGATTTCGAGCTCGACATCATCATCAAGATGGGCTTTCCAGGCTACTTCCTGATCGTCATGGACTTCATCCGGTGGGCCAAGGACAACGACATCCCGGTGGGGCCGGGGCGTGGTTCCGGGGCCGGCTCGCTGGTCGCCTACGCGCTCAAGATCACCGATCTCGACCCGCTGGAATACGACCTGCTGTTCGAGCGTTTCCTCAATCCCGAACGCGTCTCGATGCCCGACTTCGACGTCGACTTCTGCATGGAAAAGCGCGACGACGTCATCGACTACGTCGCCGAGCGCTACGGCCGCGATGCGGTGTCGCAGATCGTCACCTTCGGCACCATGGCCGCCAAGGCGGTGGTGCGCGACGTGGCGCGCGCCCAGGGCAAGCCCTACTCGCTGGGCGACAAGCTCTCCAAGCTGATCCCCTTCGAGGTCGGCATGACCCTGGCCAAGGCGCATGAGCAGGAGGAGGCGCTGCGCGATTACCTCGCCAACGACGAGGAGGCCCAGGAGATCTGGGACATGGCGCTC
The genomic region above belongs to Halomonas zincidurans B6 and contains:
- the lpxB gene encoding lipid-A-disaccharide synthase produces the protein MKIYLVAGELSGDILGVGLMRALKARHPEVQFRGIGGPRMIAEGLDSRYPLETLAVMGLVEVLKHLPGLIRVRRHLKRDALAWQPDAMVGIDAPDFNLGLERQLRAAGIATAHYVSPSVWAWRQGRVKGIARSVDAMLTLLPFEAAFYARHRVPVAFVGHPLADELPLANDRLAARHALGLDAERPVLAILPGSRGNEIHFLGATFLAAAERLAARIEGLQLVIPAATAQRRDELEALLAEHPQLAERVTLIDGRSREAMIASDAVLLASGTAALEAMLCHRPMVVAYKMAPATHWLARHMVKTEWISLPNLIARESLVPELIQHAATPQAIAAALTQWLDDDTARQAMESRFAALHATLQRGASERAAEAVLAVAARRPLSNEPAESSESGQASTSSEDTLGAVSYGGSDKKDEGQGDRQ
- the lpxA gene encoding acyl-ACP--UDP-N-acetylglucosamine O-acyltransferase encodes the protein MIHPTAIVDPGAQLADDVEVGPFCVIGADVVIGAGCRIGPHVVLKGPTRLGRRNRIFQFASVGEECQDKKYAGEPTRLEMGDDNVVREGVTLHRGTVQDRGVTTIGSRNLFMAYAHVGHDCLIGDDCILANQATLGGHVTLGDFVILGGLSAIHQFCHVGAHAMCGGGSIVTKDIPAYLMVNGNPGQAHGLNLVGLKRRGFSREALKALSDAYRLVYRQGLTLDQALAEIDARYADLAEVTAFSDSLRVSTRGIIR
- the rnhB gene encoding ribonuclease HII translates to MTIALASPGVTHTLRGLDGEAELIVDYAGERLAGVDEVGRGPLIGSVVAAAVILDPCRPIIGIDDSKALSAQRRRALDTAIRDRALAFAVAEASPAEIDELNIYHATHLAMRRAIDGLLIAAEYLLVDGNRLPGHHCPGQAVIKGDARHPAIGAASILAKVARDAQMVALHERFPEYGFARHKGYPTPEHLAALERLGVLPEHRRSFAPVKRQLDLF